Sequence from the Deinococcus ruber genome:
TGTCGCTCACCGTGACCGAGGGCGGTTACAGCGTCAACAACGCCACGGGCGAGTTCGACGCTTCCAGCCCCGACCTTCAGCACGACCTCGCGGCAGGCGCAGTCCCCAGAACCGTCTTCGGCTTCGTGACCGAGGGGCTGCGGCGGCGGCGGGAACGCGGCCTTGCACCGTTCACGGTCATGTCGTGCGACAACATGCAGGGAAACGGCCACGTGGCGCAGCACGCCTTTACCGCCTTCGCCCGGCTGAAAGACCCGGAACTGGGCGAGTGGGTGGTAAAGGAAGTCGCCTTCCCCAACTCGATGGTTGACCGCATCACGCCCGTGACCACCGATGCCATGCGGGCTGAAGTCGCCAGCGAATTCGGCATCGAGGACGCCTGGCCGGTGGTGGCCGAGAGCTTCGCGCAGTGGGTGCTGGAAGACCACTTCACGCTCGGGCGGCCCGCGCTGGACACGGTGGGCGTCCAGCTGGTCAGCGACGTGGAGCCGTATGAGCTGATGAAACTGCGGCTGCTGAACGCCTCGCATCAGGCCATGAGCTATCTGGGGCTGCTGGCCGGGTACAGCTATGTACACGAACTGTGCCAGCACCCGCTGTTCGTGAAGTTTCTGCTGGACTATATGGAGCGCGAGGCCACGCCCACGCTGCGGCCCGTGCCGGGCATCGACCTGAACGCCTACCGCCACCAGCTGATCGAACGCTTTGCCAGCACCGCCATTCAGGACACCCTGGCCCGGCAGATCGTGGACAGCTCGGAGCGGATGCCCAAGTTTCTGCTGCCGGTGGTGCGCGAGCAGCTCGAAGCGGGCGGTGAGATCTCGCACGCGGCTCTGGTCATCGCCGCCTGGAGCCTGTATCTAGAAGCGGTCAACGAGGGCGGGCGCTTTCCGGCGCTGATCGACCAGCGGGCCGCACAGCTGGCTCAGGCGGTGCGCGGCGAGGCTGACCATCCGGGCGCATTTCTGGAACTGACCGACATCTTCGGCGATCTGGGCCAGAACGAGCGCTTCCGGGCCGCGTATCTGGCAGCGCGTGACGACATTCGCCGTCAGGGGCCGCTGGGTGCGTTGCAGTCTCTGAACGACCAGCAGACGCCCGCCGCTGTGCCCGGCCACCGCTGACACACGGCTCAGACTGGCTCTTTCTCCGGCGCTCCGTTCCTCTGGAGAACAAGAACCCGGAAGACCACCGCGCCCGCTGCATACGGCGCACAATCCGACTGTCGTTTATCTCGCTGGCCGCCGTCGTCTCCAGACATCACCCACAAGGTCAGGCTCACATCCGTTCTTAACTCCAAGGAATCCAACCATGACCCAGACACCGCAAACGCAGAATATTCTCGACTCCTTCAAGCTGGACGGCAAAACAGCCGTGGTCACTGGCGCGGCTCAGGGCATCGGCTTCGAGATCGCACGGGGGCTGGCAGAAGCGGGCGCAACCGTCGTGATTGCCGACATGAACCCGGCAGTGGGCGAGGCGGCGGCAGCCAGCATCGGTGGCAGCTTCGAGACGCTGAACGTGACCGATTCGGCGGCAGTTCGCGCCCTCGCCCAGAAACTCGGCGCCGTCGATATCCTGGTCAATAACGCGGGCATCGTTCGCAACGGCCCCGCCGAAGACACCTCGGATGAAGACTGGAAAGCCGTCCTGGGCGTGAATCTCGACGGCGTGTTCTGGTGCTGCCGCGAGTTCGGCAAACTCATGCTGGAGGCGGGCCGGGGCAGCATCGTCAGCACCGCCAGCATGAGCGGCCTGATTTCCAACCACCCGCAGGCGCAGGCGTCGTACAACGCCAGCAAAGCGGCGGTCATCCACCTGACGCGCAGTCTGGCGGGCGAGTGGGCCGGGCGCGGCGTGCGCGTGAACGCGATTGCGCCCGGTTACACCGCCACCCCGCTCACCAAGATGGGCATGTCGAACGAGGACTGGAGCCGCGTGTGGCTGAGCGAAACCCCGATGGGCCGCGTGGCCGAGCCGCGTGAAATGGCGGCGGCGGTGCTGTATCTGGCCTCCGATGCGTCGAGCTTCGTGACCGGGCATACCCTGGTGGTGGACGGCGGCTACACCGCGTGGTGAGCAGGAGCAGGGAACCGAGGTGGATATGACACAGGTAAAGACATCGAAAACCAGCCTTCTGAACGGCATCCGTGATCTGAGCTGGGAAGACCGCAGCGTTCCGGCCCCCGGTCCGTTTGAGGTGCGCGTGCAGGTGCAGCGCATCGGCGTGTGCGGCTCGGACGTGCACTATTACACCCACGGGCGCATCGGCGGGTTTGTGGTCGAGGCTCCGCTGGTGCTGGGCCACGAGGTCAGCGGCACCGTCGAGGCGGTGGGCGAAGGGGTCACGCGCCTGAAGGTGGGCGACCGAGTGGCGCTGGAACCGGGCATTCCCTGCCGCAAATGTGCGTACTGCAAGACCGGACATTACAACCTGTGCCCGTCCATGCACTTCATGGCGACGCCGCCTGTCGACGGGGCGCTGTCCGAGTGGGTGATCTGGCCCGAAGACTTCACCTTTGCCATTCCGGATAGCATGAGCCTCGATTCGGCGGCGCTGCTGGAACCGCTGGCGGTGGGCGTGTGGGCGGCCCGGCGCGGCGGCGTCAAGATGGGCGACAGCGTGGCGGTCATCGGGGCTGGCCCGATTGGCTGCACCACGCTTCAGGCGGCGAAAGCGGCAGGCGCGACGACCATCATCGCGGTCGATCTGGAAGACTTCCGGCTCGATCTGGCCCGTCAACTCGGAGCCACCCACACCATCAATGCCCGCACCGAAGACCCGGTGCAGCGCATCCGCGAGATCACCTCGGGCCTTACCGGGCTACCGATTTCGCACGGCGGCGTTGATGTGGCCTTCGAGACGGCGGGCAGCGTGCCGACCTGCCGCATGAGTCTGGAAGCCCCGCGTCCCGGCGGTGTGACGGTGCTGGTGGGTCTGCCGCCCGTGCCGGAAGTGGCGCTCGATATCGTGAGCGCGGCCAGCCGTGAAACCGATATCCGGGGCATCTTCCGGTATGCCAACTGCTACCCCGCCGCGATTGGACTGGTGGCGTCGGGCGCGGTGAATCTGGATATTCTGGTCACTCAGCGCTTTGATTTCGGCAACACGCCGGAAGCCTTCGTCTTTGCCGATACCGAACGTGCCAGGAGCATGAAAGTTATGATCGATGTCAGCAAGTAAGTCTGGCTCTGGGCTGCTGCTGGGCATCGATGTCGGCACGGCCAGCAGCAAGGGCGTGCTGGTCACGCTGGCGGGTGAGGTGCTGCGAAGTCATGTGCTGCCGCACGGCCTGAGCAACCCGCAGCCGGGCCACTACGAGCAGGACGCCGAACAGGTCTGGTGGCACGACGTGCAGGCCATCTGCCGCGAACTGCTGAGCGGCGAATACAGCGGTGACGACGTGGTGAGCGTGGCCCTCAGCGCGATTGGGCCGTGTCTGCTGCCGCTGGACGCCGCTGGAACGCCGCTGCGCCCCGGCATTCTGTACGGGCTGGATGCGCGGGCGGGCGAGCAGATCGCGGCTCTGGAAACCGAGATCGGCGCGGTGCAGATCATGGAATTTTCCGGCATGGCGCTCAGCAGTCAGGCGGTCGGCCCCAAGATTCGCTGGCTGCGCGAACAGGAACCGGACATCTGGGCGCAGACGCACACCCTGACGAGCGCCAGCAGTTACCTGACGTACCGCCTGACCGGGCGGCATGTGCTCAACCGCCACGAGGCCAGCCATTTCATGCCGCTGTACGACCCCGGCACCGGGGAATGGGACGCCCGCTACGAGCAGCATGTCGGCCCGGTTTCGCTGCTGCCCGCGCTGGGCTGGAGCGACGAACTGGCCGGACACGTGACCGAGGCGGCATCGGCCCTGACCGGGCTGCGGGCCGGAACGCCCGTGGCGGTGGGAGCGGTGGACGCGCTCAGCGAGGCGCTCAGCGTGGGCGTGACGCGCCCCGGCGACCTGATGATCATGTACGGCAGCACCACGTTCTTCATTCTGGTGCAGGACGCGCCCACACCCTCAGAGACGCTCTGGACGGTGGGCGGCGCGTATGCGGGCCAGTTCAATCTGGCGGCGGGCATGAGCACCACCGGCAACCTGACCGGCTGGTTCCAGCGCGAACTGGCCCCTGGCAGCAGCTACGGCGAGTTGTTCGCGGCGGCCAGCCAGATTCCGGCGGGCGCAGATGGCCTGCTGATGTTGCCGTATTTCAGCGGCGAGCGCACGCCCATCAACGACCCGCAGGCACGCGGCGTGGTGGCGGGTCTGACGCTGGCGCATACCCGTGACCACCTGTTCAGAGCGGTGCTGGAAGGCGTGGGGTACGGTGTGCGGCACAATCTGGAAACCTTCACGGAACTGGGGTCTGCGCTGCGGCGGGTGGTGGCCGTGGGCGGCGGCGCACAGACCGATACCTGGTTGCAGATCGTCTCCGATATCAGCGGCGTGGTGCAGGAAGTTCCGGCCACCACCATCGGGGCGAGCTACGGCGACGCCTTTTTAGCGGGGCTGGCAGCGGGCAAACTTCACAGAGACGACCTCGACACCTGGGTCAAACCGGGGCGCACCATCCGGCCCGACCCCTCGAAGGCGGCGCTGTACGATCATCTGTTCGGGCTGTACAAGACGCTGTATACCCAGACCAGAGCGCTGGTTCACGAACTGGCTGCCGGGCCGGGCTGAGCGTCCCTTCCTGGAGGCGGCGACCCTAAAGCGCTGCCCAAGTCGGGCTTATCTGCCCCGCTGCAAAGGCCGTTACCTTTGAGCGATGAACACAGTCAAGGGCGTCATCTTCGATATCGACGGCACGCTGGTCGACAGTAACGATGCCCATACACGTGCATGGGTACAGGCTTTTCACAGTGAAGGGCTGGACATTTCCTTCGAAACGGTGCGCCCCCTGATCGGCATGGGCAGCGATCAACTGGTGCCGAAGGTCAGCGGCGTCGAGAAGGACACGCCCGA
This genomic interval carries:
- a CDS encoding SDR family NAD(P)-dependent oxidoreductase, with the protein product MTQTPQTQNILDSFKLDGKTAVVTGAAQGIGFEIARGLAEAGATVVIADMNPAVGEAAAASIGGSFETLNVTDSAAVRALAQKLGAVDILVNNAGIVRNGPAEDTSDEDWKAVLGVNLDGVFWCCREFGKLMLEAGRGSIVSTASMSGLISNHPQAQASYNASKAAVIHLTRSLAGEWAGRGVRVNAIAPGYTATPLTKMGMSNEDWSRVWLSETPMGRVAEPREMAAAVLYLASDASSFVTGHTLVVDGGYTAW
- a CDS encoding mannitol dehydrogenase family protein, encoding MVKLNRSALPALGDAVAVPQYQPQHLTSNIVHFGVGGFHRSHEAMYLDRLLNAGHGSEWAICGVGVLPSDLRMRDVFADQDNLYTLVTKSPEGDTQARVIGAVNAFLFAPEDPEAVIEKLADPATRIVSLTVTEGGYSVNNATGEFDASSPDLQHDLAAGAVPRTVFGFVTEGLRRRRERGLAPFTVMSCDNMQGNGHVAQHAFTAFARLKDPELGEWVVKEVAFPNSMVDRITPVTTDAMRAEVASEFGIEDAWPVVAESFAQWVLEDHFTLGRPALDTVGVQLVSDVEPYELMKLRLLNASHQAMSYLGLLAGYSYVHELCQHPLFVKFLLDYMEREATPTLRPVPGIDLNAYRHQLIERFASTAIQDTLARQIVDSSERMPKFLLPVVREQLEAGGEISHAALVIAAWSLYLEAVNEGGRFPALIDQRAAQLAQAVRGEADHPGAFLELTDIFGDLGQNERFRAAYLAARDDIRRQGPLGALQSLNDQQTPAAVPGHR
- a CDS encoding NAD(P)-dependent alcohol dehydrogenase; translation: MTQVKTSKTSLLNGIRDLSWEDRSVPAPGPFEVRVQVQRIGVCGSDVHYYTHGRIGGFVVEAPLVLGHEVSGTVEAVGEGVTRLKVGDRVALEPGIPCRKCAYCKTGHYNLCPSMHFMATPPVDGALSEWVIWPEDFTFAIPDSMSLDSAALLEPLAVGVWAARRGGVKMGDSVAVIGAGPIGCTTLQAAKAAGATTIIAVDLEDFRLDLARQLGATHTINARTEDPVQRIREITSGLTGLPISHGGVDVAFETAGSVPTCRMSLEAPRPGGVTVLVGLPPVPEVALDIVSAASRETDIRGIFRYANCYPAAIGLVASGAVNLDILVTQRFDFGNTPEAFVFADTERARSMKVMIDVSK
- a CDS encoding FGGY-family carbohydrate kinase encodes the protein MSASKSGSGLLLGIDVGTASSKGVLVTLAGEVLRSHVLPHGLSNPQPGHYEQDAEQVWWHDVQAICRELLSGEYSGDDVVSVALSAIGPCLLPLDAAGTPLRPGILYGLDARAGEQIAALETEIGAVQIMEFSGMALSSQAVGPKIRWLREQEPDIWAQTHTLTSASSYLTYRLTGRHVLNRHEASHFMPLYDPGTGEWDARYEQHVGPVSLLPALGWSDELAGHVTEAASALTGLRAGTPVAVGAVDALSEALSVGVTRPGDLMIMYGSTTFFILVQDAPTPSETLWTVGGAYAGQFNLAAGMSTTGNLTGWFQRELAPGSSYGELFAAASQIPAGADGLLMLPYFSGERTPINDPQARGVVAGLTLAHTRDHLFRAVLEGVGYGVRHNLETFTELGSALRRVVAVGGGAQTDTWLQIVSDISGVVQEVPATTIGASYGDAFLAGLAAGKLHRDDLDTWVKPGRTIRPDPSKAALYDHLFGLYKTLYTQTRALVHELAAGPG